The Glycine soja cultivar W05 chromosome 3, ASM419377v2, whole genome shotgun sequence genome window below encodes:
- the LOC114407464 gene encoding pto-interacting protein 1-like, whose translation MSCFSCCEEDDYQKASESGGQHVVKNSTGNHGNGRASETAKQGTQAVKIQPIEVPELPVDELKEITDGFGESSLIGEGSYGRVYYGVLKSRQAAAIKKLDASKQPDDEFLAQVSMVSRLKHDNFVQLLGYCIDGNSRVLAYEFASNGSLHDILHGRKGVKGAQPGPVLTWTQRVKIAVGAAKGLEYLHERADPHIIHRDIKSSNVLIFDDDVAKIADFDLSNQAPDMAARLHSTRVLGTFGYHAPEYAMTGQLNAKSDVYSFGVVLLELLTGRKPVDHTLPRGQQSLVTWATPRLSEDKVRQCVDARLGGEYLPKAVAKMAAVAALCVQYEADFRPNMSIVVKALQPLLNARHGPAGETPN comes from the exons ATGAGTTGTTTCAGCTGTTGTGAAGAAGATGACTACCAGAAGGCTTCTGAAAGTGGAGGACAGCATGTAGTAAAAAACTCAACAG GAAATCATGGAAATGGTCGTGCATCCGAAACTGCAAAGCAGGGCACTCAAGCTGTGAAAATTCAGCCCATTGAAGTTCCTGAATTACCAGTGGATGAACTCAAAGAAATTACGGATGGCTTTGGAGAAAGTTCTTTGATTGGAGAGGGATCCTATGGAAGAGTATATTATGGTGTTCTGAAAAGTAGGCAGGCTGCGGCAATCAAGAAATTAGATGCCAGTAAACAGCCTGATGATGAATTTTTAGCCCAG GTTTCAATGGTTTCACGGCTGAAGCATGACAATTTTGTTCAATTGCTTGGTTATTGCATTGATGGAAACTCCCGAGTTCTTGCTTATGAGTTTGCATCTAATGGGTCTCTTCATGATATTTTACATG GCAGAAAAGGTGTTAAAGGAGCACAGCCTGGTCCTGTTCTAACATGGACTCAGAGAGTTAAAATTGCTGTAGGGGCTGCCAAAGGGCTTGAGTACCTGCACGAGAGGGCTGATCCCCACATTATCCACCGGGACATCAAGTCAAGCAATGTACTAATCTTTGATGACGATGTTGCTAAAATTGCAGATTTTGATTTGTCAAATCAGGCTCCTGACATGGCAGCACGTCTCCATTCCACCCGTGTCCTTGGAACCTTTGGTTATCATGCACCAGA ATATGCAATGACTGGCCAATTGAATGCTAAGAGTGATGTATACAGCTTTGGTGTTGTCCTTCTAGAACTTTTGACTGGAAGGAAGCCTGTTGATCATACACTACCACGTGGGCAGCAGAGCCTGGTTACTTGG GCTACACCAAGACTCAGTGAGGATAAAGTCAGACAGTGTGTAGATGCAAGACTAGGAGGAGAGTACCTGCCCAAAGCTGTTGCTAAG ATGGCCGCTGTTGCTGCCCTGTGCGTGCAATACGAAGCTGATTTCAGACCAAACATGAGCATCGTAGTTAAAGCTCTTCAACCTTTGTTGAACGCAAGACACGGGCCTGCTGGTGAAACTCCAAACTAA
- the LOC114407465 gene encoding probable sugar phosphate/phosphate translocator At3g17430 → MAVTMALMTRQHLLTYIYLLVYISLSSGVILYNKWVLSTLYFNFPFPITLTMIHMAFSGGVAFFLIRVLKVVSPIKMTLHIYATCVVPISAFFAASLWFGNTAYLYISVAFIQMLKALMPVATFLVAVTCGTEKLRCDVFWNMVLVSVGVVISSYGEIHFNVLGTVYQVTGIVAEALRLVLTQVLLQKKGLTLNPITSLYYIAPCSFAFLFIPWYILEKPEMEDPHMQFNFWVFFSNALCAFALNLSTFLVIGRTGAVTIRVAGVLKDWLLITLSTIIFPESKITGLNIIGYAIALGGVVIYNYLKVRDVCTSQLQSIRDESAKELQTEKKADDAMDNKEETSWNDSVSETHLDEEAPLISSRISHFGVGRKPA, encoded by the exons ATGGCAGTCACTATGGCACTAATGACCAGGCAGCATCTGCTGACCTACATCTACCTTCTAGTTTACATTTCACTTTCATCAGGGGTTATTCTGTACAACAAG TGGGTCCTCTCCacattgtattttaattttccatTTCCGATAACACTCACTATGATCCATATGGCTTTTTCTGGTGGGGTGGCCTTTTTCCTTATCCGTGTTTTGAAG GTTGTGTCGCCGATTAAAATGACCCTCCATAT ATATGCAACTTGTGTGGTCCCTATAAGTGCCTTCTTTGCAGCTAGTCTGTG GTTTGGGAATACTGCTTATTTGTACATTTCTGTGGCCTTCATCCAGATGCTTAAAGCCCTGA TGCCAGTGGCAACATTTCTTGTGGCTGTTACTTGTGGAACTGAGAAATTAAGGTGTGATGTATTCTGGAACATGGTGCTGGTCAGTGTTGGAGTTGTCATTTCCTCCTATggggaaattcattttaatgtgCTCGGTACAGTTTATCAGGTCACAGGAATAGTTGCTGAAGCTTTGAGACTGGTTTTAACTCAAGTTCTTCTTCAAAAGAAGGGCCTGACACTAAACCCTATTACTAGCTTGTATTACATAGCACCCTGCAG CTTTGCATTTCTTTTTATCCCATGGTATATCCTTGAGAAGCCTGAGATGGAAGATCCACATATGCAGTTTAACTTCTGGGTATTTTTCTCGAATGCTCTTTGTGCTTTCGCGTTGAATCTTTCCACCTTCCTAGTGATTGGCAGAACTGGGGCAGTAACTATTCGCGTGGCTGGAGTTTTGAAAGACTGGTTACTTATCACTCTTTCAACCATCATATTTCCTGAATCAAAGATTACAGGGCTTAATATTATTGGCTATGCTATTG CTTTAGGCGGTGTTGTTATTTACAACTACCTTAAGGTCAGGGATGTTTGCACATCTCAGCTTCAAAGTATCCGAGATGAATCCGCAAAG gAGCTGCAGACGGAGAAAAAAGCAGATGATGCCATGGACAACAAAGAGGAGACTTCATGGAATGATTCAGTTTCTGAAACTCATTTAGATGAAGAAGCACCTTTAATCTCTTCGCGGATATCTCATTTTGGAGTTGGAAGAAAGCCAGCTTAG
- the LOC114407466 gene encoding uncharacterized protein LOC114407466, which yields MGGHAATTYSAAKISVWWDIDNCRVPKGHNANSIAQNITSALVGINYAGPLSISAYGDTNRIPPPVQHALSSTGVSLNHIPTGANDASDMKILVDMLLWAVDNPAPANYLLISGDTNFSNALHQLSLRKYNILLAHPPHVSPSLAAAAKVVWLWTTLSAGGPPLSDSTSNSCKPPTPAPLLQPFQFKPKPKYIRKITTITPIETKNNDAEPLPPPPQPLRKFFIGAPHEFFTSKCNEPVNLIPTPTSSKEINQILIPRRDSHQKKLNEIPRVMNATTHQDNSEYNVENLIDVIMRTLNLLKVEMILPSEANITDCIRYGDPKYQTIDVRMVLDAAIQQGRLAKRVCGPMHLYLARNDTLWNCVNHMGGHPCDFPQETWDRVKQFLTSSSGRSLMLTSRCRFEASVTLKKSCLREVVLGDVLKILEMMITVKKWIIHHHSGWQPITIRLKESILSSSVDIAKS from the exons ATGGGTGGCCATGCAGCCACAACTTACTCGGCGGCCAAGATTTCGGTGTGGTGGGACATTGACAACTGTCGTGTTCCCAAAGGCCACAACGCCAATTCCATCGCTCAGAACATAACCTCCGCCCTCGTCGGCATCAACTACGCCGGCCCCCTCTCCATCTCCGCCTATGGTGACACCAACCGCATCCCTCCCCCCGTCCAACACGCCCTCTCCAGCACCGGCGTTTCCCTCAACCACATCCCCACCG GTGCGAATGATGCTAGCGACATGAAGATTCTTGTGGACATGCTGCTATGGGCCGTAGACAATCCCGCCCCCGCTAACTACTTGCTCATATCCGGCGACACCAACTTCTCCAACGCCCTTCACCAACTCAGTTTGCGAAAGTACAACATTCTCCTCGCCCACCCGCCGCACGTTTCTCCCTCCCTCGCCGCCGCCGCCAAAGTCGTCTGGCTCTGGACAACCCTCTCCGCCGGCGGCCCGCCCCTCTCCGACTCCACCTCCAACTCCTGTAAACCCCCCACTCCCGCCCCTCTCCTTCAACCTTTTCAATTCAAACCCAAACCTAAATACATTAGAAAAATTACCACAATAACCCCAATCGAGACCAAGAACAATGATGCAGAACCACTACCGCCACCACCACAACCGCTAAGAAAGTTCTTTATCGGAGCACCTCATGAATTCTTTACTAGTAAATGTAACGAACCCGTAAACCTAATCCCAACCCCGACTAGTTCTAAGGagattaatcaaattttaattcctCGTCGTGATTCACACCAAAAAAAGCTAAATGAAATTCCTCGTGTTATGAATGCTACTACTCATCAAGATAATTCTGAGTACAATGTGGAGAATCTAATTGATGTTATTATGAGAACCCTAAACTTGCTCAAGGTTGAAATGATTCTGCCCTCTGAAGCAAATATAACTGATTGCATTCGTTATGGGGACCCCAAGTATCAGACAATTGATGTCAGGATGGTCTTGGATGCTGCCATACAGCAAGGTAGGCTAGCCAAACGAGTCTGTGGGCCCATGCATTTGTATCTTGCTAGAAATGACACGCTCTGGAACTGTGTCAACCATATGGGTGGTCATCCTTGTGATTTTCCGCAAGAAACATGGGATAGAGTCAAGCAGTTCCTCACTTCATCATCTGGGAGATCGTTGATGTTGACATCTCGTTGCAG ATTTGAAGCATCTGTGACTCTAAAGAAATCATGTCTTCGAGAGGTTGTATTAGGGGATGTGCTTAAAATTCTAGAGATGATGATCACAGTCAAGAAATGGATTATACATCATCATAGTGGGTGGCAGCCAATTACCATTAGGCTTAAGGAGAGTATATTAAGTAGCTCAGTTGACATAGCTAAATCATGA